One window of Kosakonia cowanii JCM 10956 = DSM 18146 genomic DNA carries:
- a CDS encoding acyl-protein synthetase, translating into MSLTLDEMLAIAPYSLAREEKRALQLARLKTLTAHHYAHCAPYRQMLDAQGIAPQAINAPEEIPFLPVSLFKTLTLKSVADEEVVKTMTSSGTTGQQVSRIFLDKTTAAMQQKTLVKIVSHFTGAGRMPMLIIDSPDVLKDRLHFSARGAGILGFSLFGADRAWALDEGMNLNVAAIEAFLEKHRGKRILMFGFTFMVWQHFYKALAASGKRLALDNALLIHGGGWKKLQNEAVSPAEFARRLQAVCGLPAVHDYYGMVEQTGSVSMQCEEGHLHSSIFSDVIIRNAADFSCAPVGERGIVQVLSLLPESYPGHSLLTEDEGVLLGEDDCPCGRKGKYFHLFGRLKKAELRGCSDTYAATF; encoded by the coding sequence ATGTCCCTCACCCTTGATGAGATGCTGGCCATCGCACCCTACTCGCTGGCGCGCGAGGAAAAACGCGCGTTGCAGCTGGCGCGGCTGAAAACGCTAACCGCCCATCACTATGCACACTGCGCGCCCTATCGCCAGATGCTGGATGCGCAGGGTATTGCGCCGCAGGCGATTAACGCGCCTGAAGAGATCCCTTTCCTGCCGGTATCGCTGTTCAAAACGTTAACGCTCAAAAGCGTGGCGGATGAAGAGGTGGTGAAAACCATGACCTCTTCCGGCACCACCGGCCAGCAGGTGTCGCGAATTTTCCTCGATAAAACCACTGCGGCAATGCAGCAAAAAACGCTGGTAAAGATCGTCAGCCACTTTACCGGTGCCGGGCGGATGCCGATGCTGATTATCGACTCGCCCGATGTGCTTAAAGATCGCCTGCACTTCTCGGCGCGCGGCGCGGGAATTCTCGGTTTCTCCCTCTTCGGGGCGGATCGCGCATGGGCGCTGGATGAAGGGATGAACCTGAATGTTGCGGCGATCGAGGCGTTCCTGGAAAAACATCGCGGCAAGCGCATCCTGATGTTTGGCTTCACTTTTATGGTCTGGCAGCACTTTTATAAAGCGCTGGCGGCCAGCGGAAAGAGGCTGGCGCTGGATAATGCGCTACTGATTCATGGCGGCGGATGGAAAAAGCTGCAAAACGAAGCGGTCTCACCAGCTGAGTTCGCCCGTCGTTTACAGGCGGTCTGCGGGCTGCCCGCGGTGCATGATTACTACGGCATGGTGGAGCAGACCGGCTCTGTTTCGATGCAGTGCGAAGAGGGCCATCTGCACAGCTCCATTTTCTCGGATGTGATTATCCGTAACGCAGCCGATTTCTCCTGCGCGCCAGTCGGCGAGCGCGGGATTGTTCAGGTGCTCTCCCTGCTTCCGGAGTCCTATCCGGGTCACTCCCTGCTGACAGAAGATGAGGGCGTGTTGCTGGGTGAAGATGACTGCCCCTGCGGGCGCAAAGGGAAGTACTTCCATCTCTTTGGCCGGCTGAAGAAAGCGGAATTACGAGGGTGTAGCGACACGTATGCAGCCACATTTTGA
- a CDS encoding acyl-CoA reductase produces MQPHFDGITFAIGDEAQLRAMPALAPFAPFAAPVLEFLHTFSRLALQDSEAKAWPDVVSLGFWCRPASLAQMRASSGDLAQRFGRGVAFHIAPGNVAANFAYSLFSGLLTGNANIVRLPGRDHPQVRLIIRLLSAALAEHPSLAPWICLLRYGRQQAINDALSALCDTRIIWGGDETIAQIRRSPLPVRALDIAFADRYSLAAIDAGRYLAHENKAALAQAFFNDTLLNDQNACSSPALVVWLGQDAAQARTLFWQHFHDYAAARYTLEPVAAVDKLSRLYQLAANYPGVKKASDANNLLMRVELPSLAPQMMALRGNCGFFMEYGAAELDEITPMCGERCQTLALFGVESEKVNQWLSARRPKGVDRIVPFGHTLDFTLNWDGYDLVAMLTRHVAYA; encoded by the coding sequence ATGCAGCCACATTTTGACGGTATAACCTTTGCCATTGGCGATGAAGCACAGCTGCGGGCGATGCCTGCGCTGGCTCCGTTTGCTCCTTTTGCCGCGCCGGTGCTGGAGTTTCTGCACACCTTTTCGCGCCTGGCGCTGCAAGACAGCGAAGCGAAGGCGTGGCCAGACGTGGTGAGCCTCGGTTTCTGGTGCCGGCCGGCATCGCTGGCACAGATGCGCGCCAGTAGCGGCGATCTCGCGCAGCGCTTTGGTCGCGGCGTGGCGTTTCATATCGCACCGGGAAATGTCGCGGCGAATTTCGCCTATTCGCTGTTTAGCGGGCTACTAACCGGCAATGCCAATATCGTGCGTTTACCGGGGCGCGATCACCCTCAGGTGAGGCTTATCATCCGCCTGTTATCCGCCGCGCTGGCAGAACACCCATCGCTTGCGCCCTGGATCTGTCTGCTGCGCTATGGGCGGCAACAAGCCATCAATGATGCGCTCTCGGCGCTGTGCGATACGCGGATAATCTGGGGTGGAGATGAAACCATCGCCCAGATCCGTCGCTCGCCGCTGCCGGTGCGCGCACTCGATATTGCCTTTGCCGATCGCTACTCGCTGGCGGCGATTGACGCCGGACGCTACCTGGCGCATGAAAACAAAGCCGCGCTGGCGCAGGCATTCTTTAACGATACCCTGCTCAACGATCAGAATGCCTGCTCCTCCCCTGCGCTGGTGGTGTGGCTGGGGCAAGATGCAGCGCAGGCCCGGACGCTCTTCTGGCAACACTTTCACGACTACGCCGCAGCGCGTTACACACTGGAACCAGTGGCAGCCGTCGATAAGCTGAGCCGTCTGTATCAGCTGGCGGCGAACTATCCCGGCGTAAAAAAAGCCTCTGATGCCAATAACCTGCTGATGCGCGTTGAGCTACCTTCCCTTGCGCCTCAGATGATGGCATTGCGCGGCAACTGCGGTTTCTTTATGGAGTATGGAGCCGCTGAACTCGATGAAATCACCCCAATGTGCGGCGAACGCTGCCAGACACTGGCGCTGTTTGGCGTCGAGTCGGAAAAGGTCAATCAGTGGCTTAGCGCGCGGCGTCCAAAAGGGGTTGATCGTATTGTCCCCTTTGGTCATACCCTCGATTTCACGCTGAACTGGGATGGATACGATCTGGTGGCGATGCTGACCCGGCACGTGGCTTACGCATAA
- a CDS encoding DegT/DnrJ/EryC1/StrS family aminotransferase codes for MGDNIFVTSPLLPSLEEFIPYMEKIWQNRILTNGGPFHRQLEEALADYLGVKHVCLFSNGTLALLTALQALRITGEVITTPYSFVATSHTLLWNNLTPVFADIDPQTFNISPERIEELITPQTTAIMPVHCYGIPCDTDRIQQIADIYGLKVIYDAAHAFGVRQAGTSILNHGDLSVLSFHATKVFNTFEGGAIICHDERTKQRIDYLKNFGFAGETRVVAPGINAKMNEMEAAFGLLQLNHIDGALASRASIYQRYCEGLQGVAGIRWFDAAGRFDWNHAYYPVLVESDYPLTRDGLYDALKEEGIYSRRYFYPLISSFSMYRHLPSAAPQHLPAANAIAEKILCLPIYPDLSEADQLRVIEVIRRHGLKKRMVPHVA; via the coding sequence ATGGGCGATAACATTTTCGTCACCAGTCCTTTGTTACCCTCTCTGGAAGAATTTATTCCTTACATGGAGAAGATCTGGCAAAACCGCATTTTGACGAACGGCGGGCCGTTTCATCGTCAGCTTGAAGAGGCATTAGCCGACTACCTTGGTGTAAAGCATGTGTGCCTTTTTTCTAACGGCACCCTCGCGCTACTGACCGCGTTACAGGCATTGCGCATCACCGGCGAGGTGATCACCACTCCTTACTCATTTGTGGCGACGTCGCACACGCTGCTGTGGAACAATTTGACGCCGGTATTTGCCGACATCGATCCGCAGACATTTAATATCTCCCCTGAACGTATCGAAGAGCTGATCACGCCACAAACCACCGCCATCATGCCGGTACACTGTTACGGCATTCCCTGCGATACCGACAGGATCCAACAGATCGCCGATATCTATGGCTTGAAAGTGATTTACGACGCGGCGCACGCCTTTGGCGTCCGCCAGGCGGGGACCAGCATTCTGAACCACGGCGATTTGTCGGTGCTGAGTTTCCATGCGACCAAGGTTTTCAACACCTTCGAAGGCGGCGCAATTATTTGCCATGATGAGCGCACCAAACAGCGCATCGACTATCTGAAAAACTTTGGTTTTGCCGGGGAAACCCGCGTGGTTGCGCCGGGCATCAACGCCAAGATGAATGAGATGGAAGCGGCGTTTGGCTTGCTTCAGCTCAATCATATTGATGGCGCGCTGGCCTCGCGGGCGAGCATTTATCAACGCTATTGCGAAGGCTTACAGGGCGTGGCTGGCATTCGCTGGTTCGATGCGGCTGGACGTTTCGACTGGAACCACGCCTACTATCCTGTGCTGGTGGAGAGCGACTACCCGCTTACGCGCGACGGGCTTTATGATGCGCTGAAAGAGGAGGGGATATACTCTCGCCGCTACTTCTATCCGCTGATTAGCTCATTTTCAATGTATCGCCATCTGCCCTCCGCCGCGCCGCAACATTTACCGGCTGCCAATGCCATCGCGGAGAAGATACTCTGCTTGCCCATCTACCCGGACTTAAGCGAAGCGGATCAACTACGGGTTATTGAGGTGATTCGTCGACACGGGCTGAAAAAGCGCATGGTCCCCCACGTAGCGTGA
- a CDS encoding glycosyltransferase — MNEHALVSITIPAYNPEFFETALLSALHQSWPNCEIIICDDSRDDTIRTLTERYAGHSTVPIRYFKNEPALREVNNVRRCIREAQGKYIKFLYDDDIIYKECVTRLVDAIESSPANRLASSRRTRIDEEGKPLVDINATAFPFGCDVAIDGADLVAFFADYQVNFIGEPSAVLCYREDALAFGEELFNLGGEPMPFLVDVALYVKLLRLGNLAFIAEPLAAFRVSENQSSKRANDEKYREMINRTYTRFPQIIREQGWYKGTKEENCIVKVAPLNAPEQVQQENLIHGMLHATHLSSRHYQSYQIQQWLQQRTLPAQHRVYVDAYATARNIAQTLTVFILHADRDPAATQRTFDSINGYTGYGLTLEAVTVGETALHCAPDTIAIVAAQAQTVQYINAFLSDSATDWVLFLEAGETLLSSGMLMFDLALGDAEQCDALYGDELYQQEGDIHSTAFRPDFNLDLLLSYPAEMARHWLFRTRTLHELGGFNPHYVQAWQFEYIVRLIEQKGMGFAGHLPEPFLLGHLPEILTRAEEANILTHHLRQRGYPQGEVAVTGEGLYALRYHHQEQPLVSIIIPTKDQLRILSACVTTLLEKTRYRNYELLIVDNNSETVEALQWLEGISSIDPERIRVLRYPHPFNYSAINNMAAREARGDYLVLLNNDTAIINPDWLDNLLNHGLRPEVGITGAKLLYPDGKIQHAGVVLGLRGPADHPYIGSENDRSGYMNRLRVDQNYNVVTAACLLIRKAVYEQVGGLDETQFTVSYNDVDLCLKVREAGYLTVWTPHALVMHEGSVSQTHVDKTVQEKKRQRFMAEQDAMYRKWLPIIANDPAYNPNLSQDGAGFQFEVDRYNSWQPLHWKPIPRLVSFPLRSLPESQQRLDTPLSLMHEVGLVEGQINYHASTYADLARFAPDTLIVHRQVSDGTQEWLRRLPQGESLFKVFDLDGWLPAMPVNAAERSESPQALAAALRATLSHIDRLVVASEALAEQCAGLHSDIRVMPARLDPRQWSALNTLRGTGDKMRVGWIGSAADVGDLEIIHKLVGQLADRVEWVFYGYCPPSLRPLMTEYHAAVQPTYFAQKLASLNLDLALLPMADNLWNRTLSPRRVLEYGACGVPVICSDIVATGNFAAITRVGNKPKLWREAIENHLHDRPASAALGDALKAQVLAQGFWDEQTVLQQARIWLPDA; from the coding sequence ATGAACGAACACGCTCTGGTAAGTATTACCATCCCCGCTTACAACCCTGAGTTCTTTGAGACAGCGCTTCTGAGCGCCCTGCATCAAAGCTGGCCCAACTGTGAAATCATTATCTGTGACGATAGCCGCGATGACACCATCCGCACCCTGACCGAGCGTTACGCGGGTCACTCCACCGTGCCGATCCGCTACTTCAAAAACGAACCAGCACTGCGCGAGGTTAATAACGTGCGCCGCTGTATTCGGGAAGCGCAGGGTAAATACATCAAGTTCCTTTATGACGACGACATCATTTATAAAGAGTGCGTGACGCGTCTGGTTGACGCCATTGAATCCTCACCCGCCAATCGTCTCGCCTCGTCCCGTCGCACGCGTATTGATGAAGAGGGCAAGCCGCTGGTGGATATTAATGCCACGGCCTTTCCGTTTGGCTGCGATGTAGCGATCGATGGTGCCGATCTGGTCGCCTTTTTTGCCGACTACCAGGTCAACTTTATCGGCGAGCCCAGCGCGGTGCTCTGCTATCGCGAAGACGCGCTCGCCTTCGGCGAGGAGCTATTCAACCTGGGCGGTGAACCGATGCCCTTCCTCGTGGATGTCGCGCTCTACGTGAAATTGCTGCGCCTCGGCAACCTGGCATTTATCGCCGAGCCTCTCGCCGCATTTCGCGTTTCAGAAAATCAGAGCAGTAAGCGAGCCAACGATGAGAAGTATCGCGAGATGATAAATCGTACCTATACCCGTTTCCCGCAAATCATTCGGGAACAGGGCTGGTACAAAGGCACCAAAGAGGAGAACTGCATCGTCAAGGTGGCACCGCTCAATGCCCCTGAGCAGGTACAGCAGGAGAACCTGATTCACGGCATGCTGCACGCAACGCACCTCTCAAGCCGCCATTATCAGAGCTATCAAATTCAGCAGTGGCTGCAACAGCGCACGCTTCCTGCCCAACACCGGGTCTATGTCGACGCGTATGCAACGGCGCGCAACATCGCGCAAACCTTAACGGTCTTTATTCTGCATGCAGACCGCGATCCGGCAGCCACGCAGCGAACATTTGACAGTATCAACGGCTATACCGGCTACGGACTAACGCTTGAAGCGGTTACGGTAGGCGAAACCGCGCTGCATTGCGCACCTGATACGATCGCTATTGTGGCGGCACAGGCGCAAACGGTGCAGTACATCAACGCTTTTCTCAGCGACAGTGCAACAGACTGGGTGCTGTTCCTCGAGGCAGGCGAAACGCTGCTCTCCAGCGGTATGCTGATGTTCGATCTGGCACTGGGTGACGCGGAACAGTGTGATGCGCTCTACGGTGACGAACTCTATCAGCAGGAAGGTGATATCCACTCCACGGCGTTTCGCCCGGACTTTAACCTCGATTTATTGCTGAGCTACCCGGCGGAAATGGCTCGCCACTGGCTGTTTCGCACCCGTACACTACATGAGCTGGGCGGTTTCAACCCGCACTATGTGCAGGCGTGGCAATTTGAGTACATCGTGCGCCTGATTGAGCAGAAAGGGATGGGTTTTGCCGGACACCTTCCGGAGCCATTTCTTCTCGGCCACCTGCCTGAGATCCTGACCCGAGCGGAAGAGGCAAACATTTTAACCCATCACCTGCGCCAGCGCGGCTACCCCCAGGGCGAGGTGGCGGTGACCGGCGAGGGTCTGTATGCCCTGCGCTACCATCACCAGGAACAGCCGCTGGTGTCGATCATCATCCCGACCAAAGATCAGCTGCGCATCCTCAGTGCCTGCGTCACCACTCTGCTGGAAAAAACGCGCTACCGTAATTACGAACTGCTGATTGTCGATAACAACAGCGAAACGGTAGAGGCGCTACAGTGGCTGGAGGGCATTTCGTCCATTGATCCTGAACGCATTCGCGTCCTGCGTTATCCGCACCCCTTTAACTACTCTGCCATCAATAATATGGCGGCACGGGAAGCGCGCGGCGACTACCTGGTACTGCTGAATAACGATACCGCAATCATTAACCCCGACTGGCTGGATAATCTTCTTAACCACGGTCTGCGACCGGAAGTGGGTATCACGGGCGCAAAACTGCTCTACCCTGACGGAAAAATCCAGCACGCGGGTGTCGTACTCGGGCTGCGCGGCCCGGCCGATCACCCCTATATCGGCAGTGAAAACGATCGCAGCGGCTATATGAACCGTTTGCGTGTCGACCAGAACTACAATGTGGTAACCGCCGCCTGTTTGCTGATCCGCAAAGCGGTGTATGAGCAGGTTGGCGGATTAGACGAGACGCAATTCACCGTCTCCTATAACGATGTCGATCTCTGCTTAAAAGTGCGCGAGGCGGGATATTTAACGGTCTGGACACCGCACGCGCTGGTGATGCATGAAGGCAGCGTCAGCCAGACTCATGTCGACAAGACGGTGCAGGAGAAAAAGCGCCAGCGCTTTATGGCTGAACAGGATGCCATGTACCGCAAGTGGCTACCGATTATCGCAAACGATCCTGCCTATAACCCTAACCTCTCCCAGGATGGCGCGGGTTTCCAGTTTGAGGTAGATCGCTATAACAGCTGGCAGCCGCTGCACTGGAAACCGATCCCGCGCCTGGTCTCCTTCCCGCTACGCAGCTTACCTGAGAGTCAGCAGCGTCTCGATACACCGCTCTCGCTGATGCATGAAGTGGGGCTGGTCGAAGGTCAGATCAACTATCACGCCAGTACTTACGCCGACCTGGCGCGTTTTGCGCCGGATACGTTAATTGTTCATCGCCAGGTCAGTGACGGCACGCAAGAGTGGTTACGACGGCTGCCGCAGGGAGAGAGCCTGTTCAAAGTGTTCGACCTTGACGGCTGGTTGCCCGCTATGCCGGTCAATGCGGCCGAGCGCAGCGAATCTCCACAGGCGCTGGCAGCCGCTCTGCGCGCTACGTTAAGCCATATCGACAGGCTGGTGGTGGCCAGCGAAGCGCTTGCGGAGCAGTGCGCAGGTCTGCATAGCGATATCCGCGTTATGCCCGCTCGCCTCGATCCTCGTCAGTGGTCAGCGCTCAATACGCTGCGCGGTACCGGCGATAAAATGCGTGTCGGCTGGATCGGCAGCGCTGCCGATGTCGGCGATCTGGAAATCATTCACAAATTAGTAGGCCAGCTGGCGGATCGCGTTGAGTGGGTTTTCTATGGCTACTGCCCGCCGTCACTGCGTCCGCTGATGACCGAGTATCACGCAGCTGTGCAGCCGACTTATTTTGCGCAGAAGCTGGCCAGCCTCAATCTGGATCTCGCTTTACTGCCGATGGCGGATAATCTGTGGAATCGCACGCTCAGCCCGCGTCGGGTGCTGGAATATGGTGCCTGCGGCGTGCCGGTTATCTGTAGCGATATTGTTGCAACCGGCAACTTTGCTGCCATTACCCGCGTGGGGAATAAGCCCAAACTCTGGCGTGAGGCCATTGAAAATCATCTGCACGACCGCCCGGCTTCAGCGGCACTGGGCGATGCGCTAAAAGCGCAGGTGCTGGCGCAAGGCTTCTGGGATGAACAAACAGTGCTTCAGCAGGCCCGCATCTGGCTGCCAGACGCATAG
- a CDS encoding glycosyltransferase, translated as MQTLLISIDSFDAFTQPAAELIDIADTLLASGWRVEVICSTAGKTLGAEIARLTATGRFAIITDKQGELARHYTLIWIYRGFFSDKLLDALSAGDLRGAMLFRHYCDYNDMYIPWGVALENRLAALTLDLSPRSSAILLQTGIDPAQLKTMPWSVPRRFAQYVRTRQPQSLTRALYMAPSMSTEMYEIQARARDVGIKIEWLDLSLQSERLEPGWLEQYDVVIGNEDSVAKALSLGIPLFLINEGYVEGYLGENNIAQHEAEHFSALTLRNCPDADEWVELLQSGYAGAQAWTQAQRAHFASKWALDAQLEALLAQDLPEKSLLIDDKERYTLHFHSKAVLAQQQTSDYSLTRWFEDRKLSDARREALLSFAAAYPHKSTLGVIIVGEGPLAEKTKASVECQSLAPVTIDVIAEEGAWPAAVNTLLTTREAGSMLIVPAGYTLRDDALLRFVGQALHQPEALLFYCDEMTQGEGNDPELTLRPEVNIDVLRGFPYIGRVLLFSREAAQQLGGLNPRYPHAAMIDLLWRFVEAQGPQSLARVAEVLVENPHKASHWYASPAVIEECGEVLLAHLQRLGINASLEEGNAPAMKRLRYHWGATPLVSIIIPTRDRFALLKRCIESLMEKTRYPHYEVLIVDNQSVEEDACRFLNDLAGLGIDQVRILRYDAPFNYAGINNAAAQQARGDVLVFLNNDCEIIDGDWLDTLLEQALRPEVALVGAKLEYQDGTIQHGGYLLGLQHGVEVAFEGSDNQASGFSHFLKTPRNLAAVSGACMMVRKEVFYALNGFTEEKYPLYFGDVDLGLRAQKLGYLNVWTPYARVKHMGGATRLLGSKIGVQERPLLHDYATLRAEWQQGLLAEPSYHPLMQKMGKAFTLSDSVARLHQPLPGRPLPVVMAHHINWVGGGHHRVMQPFKAMERHLMLEGGLTNTIPGVMEAAQLQPDVILLELITGSRFPDIFRQLREVSAAKIVLEYDDYLLNVPLKNGNRQHFPQHMIKSFRKVLDSADWLVVSTAPLAEAYSRFHSDIRIAQNRLAPHQWGDLRSARGVGKKVRVGWAGGSSHSGDLEILLPLIKALEGQVEWVFMGMKPRNVQCEFHPGVPFELYPEKLASLNLDLALVPLEINQFNECKSNLRLLEIGTCGVPIIATNIEPYRCNLPVTLVENRFKEWMNAVQAYINDEDLRHRQGDALREAVHQEWYLRDAGLDEWRHAWLPAEK; from the coding sequence ATGCAAACCCTATTAATCAGTATTGATAGTTTCGACGCTTTTACGCAGCCTGCGGCTGAACTTATTGATATTGCTGACACGCTGTTGGCGTCTGGCTGGCGCGTCGAGGTCATTTGCTCGACGGCAGGTAAAACGCTGGGCGCGGAAATTGCCCGCCTGACAGCGACAGGCCGTTTTGCGATCATTACCGATAAGCAAGGCGAGCTTGCCCGCCATTACACGCTCATCTGGATCTACCGCGGCTTTTTCAGTGACAAGTTACTCGATGCCCTTAGCGCCGGCGATCTGCGCGGCGCGATGCTCTTCCGTCACTACTGCGATTACAATGACATGTACATCCCCTGGGGCGTCGCGCTGGAAAACCGTCTCGCCGCGCTGACGCTCGATCTCTCCCCACGCAGCTCTGCCATTTTGTTGCAAACGGGTATTGATCCTGCGCAGCTTAAAACGATGCCGTGGAGCGTACCGCGTCGCTTTGCACAGTATGTGCGAACGCGCCAACCGCAAAGCCTCACGCGCGCGCTTTACATGGCACCATCGATGTCGACAGAAATGTATGAAATCCAGGCGCGCGCGCGCGATGTGGGCATCAAAATTGAGTGGCTCGATCTCAGCCTGCAGAGTGAGCGTCTCGAACCCGGCTGGCTTGAGCAGTACGATGTTGTCATTGGCAACGAAGATAGCGTGGCAAAAGCGCTTTCTCTGGGTATTCCCCTGTTCCTGATTAATGAAGGCTACGTGGAAGGCTACCTGGGTGAAAATAACATCGCCCAACATGAGGCGGAGCACTTTAGCGCACTTACCCTGCGCAACTGCCCGGATGCCGATGAGTGGGTAGAGTTACTACAAAGCGGCTATGCCGGAGCGCAGGCGTGGACTCAGGCGCAACGGGCGCACTTCGCGTCGAAATGGGCACTGGATGCACAGCTTGAAGCCCTGCTGGCGCAAGATTTACCTGAAAAATCGCTGCTGATTGATGATAAAGAGCGCTACACCCTGCATTTTCACAGCAAAGCGGTGCTGGCCCAGCAGCAGACCAGCGATTACTCACTGACGCGCTGGTTTGAAGACCGCAAGCTCAGCGACGCCCGTCGCGAGGCGCTGCTCTCCTTTGCCGCGGCATATCCGCACAAATCCACTCTTGGCGTCATTATTGTTGGCGAAGGCCCGCTGGCTGAGAAAACTAAAGCGTCGGTCGAGTGCCAGTCGCTGGCACCCGTCACTATTGACGTGATTGCAGAGGAGGGCGCTTGGCCTGCAGCAGTGAATACGCTGCTCACTACCCGCGAAGCCGGTTCGATGTTGATCGTCCCTGCAGGCTATACCTTACGGGATGACGCGCTGTTGCGTTTCGTCGGGCAAGCGCTCCATCAGCCAGAGGCCTTGCTCTTCTACTGCGATGAGATGACGCAGGGTGAGGGGAACGATCCAGAGCTGACGCTGCGTCCGGAAGTGAACATTGATGTGCTACGCGGTTTTCCCTATATCGGACGCGTGCTGCTCTTCTCACGTGAAGCGGCGCAACAGCTGGGTGGCCTGAATCCACGCTATCCGCACGCTGCGATGATCGATCTGCTATGGCGCTTTGTTGAAGCACAGGGGCCGCAATCGCTGGCGCGCGTGGCGGAAGTTCTGGTAGAGAACCCGCATAAAGCGTCGCACTGGTATGCGAGCCCGGCGGTGATAGAGGAGTGCGGCGAGGTGCTGCTTGCGCATCTGCAGCGCCTCGGTATCAACGCCTCGCTGGAGGAGGGCAACGCCCCGGCGATGAAACGCCTTCGCTACCACTGGGGTGCCACGCCGCTGGTCTCTATTATCATTCCGACCCGCGATCGCTTCGCCCTGCTCAAACGCTGCATCGAAAGCCTGATGGAGAAGACGCGTTACCCGCACTATGAAGTGCTGATCGTCGACAATCAGTCTGTCGAGGAGGATGCCTGCCGTTTTCTCAACGATCTTGCCGGCCTGGGCATCGATCAGGTGCGCATCCTGCGTTATGACGCCCCATTTAACTATGCGGGGATCAATAACGCTGCGGCTCAGCAGGCGCGCGGAGATGTGCTGGTTTTCCTGAATAATGATTGTGAAATCATTGATGGCGACTGGCTTGATACCTTGCTGGAGCAGGCACTGCGCCCGGAAGTGGCACTGGTAGGTGCGAAGCTCGAATATCAGGATGGCACTATTCAGCACGGCGGGTATCTGCTCGGCCTGCAACACGGCGTCGAGGTTGCTTTTGAGGGGAGTGACAACCAGGCCAGTGGGTTTAGTCACTTCCTGAAAACGCCGCGCAATCTGGCGGCGGTGAGCGGCGCCTGCATGATGGTGCGCAAAGAGGTTTTCTATGCCCTTAATGGCTTCACTGAGGAGAAATATCCGCTCTATTTCGGCGATGTTGACCTTGGATTGCGGGCGCAAAAGCTGGGTTATCTCAACGTCTGGACCCCTTACGCCCGCGTCAAACATATGGGCGGCGCCACGCGTCTGCTCGGCAGTAAAATCGGTGTACAGGAGCGTCCTTTACTGCACGACTATGCGACGCTTCGGGCTGAGTGGCAGCAGGGGCTGCTGGCAGAACCCTCTTACCATCCGTTAATGCAGAAAATGGGTAAAGCGTTCACCCTGAGCGACAGCGTGGCCCGGCTCCACCAGCCGCTGCCGGGGCGTCCACTGCCGGTAGTGATGGCGCATCATATTAACTGGGTTGGCGGTGGTCATCACCGTGTGATGCAGCCATTCAAAGCGATGGAGCGTCACTTGATGCTGGAGGGGGGGCTTACCAATACCATCCCCGGCGTGATGGAGGCTGCGCAATTACAGCCGGACGTTATTCTGCTGGAACTGATCACCGGTAGCCGCTTCCCGGATATCTTCAGACAGCTGCGGGAAGTGAGCGCAGCGAAAATTGTGCTCGAATATGACGATTACCTGTTAAACGTGCCGTTGAAGAATGGTAACCGGCAGCACTTCCCACAGCATATGATCAAAAGCTTCAGAAAAGTGCTCGACAGCGCCGACTGGCTGGTGGTTTCAACCGCACCGCTGGCGGAGGCCTATAGCCGTTTTCATTCCGATATTCGAATTGCGCAAAACCGACTGGCGCCGCATCAGTGGGGAGACCTGCGCAGCGCGCGCGGCGTAGGGAAAAAGGTGCGCGTTGGCTGGGCGGGCGGCAGTTCGCATAGCGGCGATCTGGAGATCCTGCTGCCGCTTATCAAGGCGCTGGAAGGGCAGGTTGAGTGGGTCTTTATGGGCATGAAACCGCGCAATGTGCAGTGCGAGTTTCATCCCGGCGTACCTTTCGAACTCTACCCGGAAAAGCTGGCGAGCCTCAATCTCGATCTCGCGCTGGTGCCGCTGGAAATCAACCAGTTCAACGAGTGTAAAAGTAATCTGCGCCTGCTGGAGATTGGCACCTGTGGCGTGCCGATTATCGCCACCAATATTGAACCGTACCGATGCAATCTTCCGGTGACGTTGGTCGAGAACCGCTTTAAAGAGTGGATGAACGCCGTGCAGGCCTACATCAATGATGAGGATTTACGCCACCGTCAGGGAGATGCACTGCGCGAGGCCGTACATCAAGAGTGGTATCTTCGCGATGCCGGGCTGGATGAGTGGCGCCACGCCTGGTTACCGGCAGAAAAGTAG